Proteins encoded by one window of Candidatus Binatia bacterium:
- a CDS encoding Flp family type IVb pilin: MLKNFIRDERGEDLIEYGLLAAFVAAIATAVIIADPLGLRTAVEGAYQAAVDALNAM; the protein is encoded by the coding sequence ATGCTGAAGAACTTCATTCGGGACGAGCGTGGCGAAGATCTCATCGAGTATGGCCTTCTCGCGGCGTTCGTGGCCGCGATCGCGACGGCCGTCATCATCGCGGACCCGCTCGGCCTCCGTACGGCGGTCGAGGGTGCGTACCAGGCTGCGGTGGACGCTCTGAACGCGATGTAA
- a CDS encoding M20/M25/M40 family metallo-hydrolase, translating to MKLDSVFRYLDDNKDRLTNELVQFLRIPSISAHPDRDADVAAALDYDKRKLESLGFKTEVWPTRAHAGLFAERIENPDLPTVLIYGHVDVQPVDPVELWKSPPFEPRIADGKIWARGADDNKGQHYAQIAGVEAALQAGGGLPVNVKFILESDEEHDGEAMAAEFPKHGKKLACDVIVVSDSQMPDLDHPALTTYLRGIQAFEITITGPNGDKHSGEWGGMLYEPVDVLRYVLQELKDFKTGRVLIPGFYDDVVVPGAEERSAMSNGPWDDAEKAREIGVTRLFHEEGFTARESGVIRPTLQANGIWGGYTGPGFKTVIGNTAKAKISMRLVHNQNPEKIANLFEKRVRELVGDMGTVTFQRFGAGLPFQADLGNPFVKAGLKALESGFGKPAVVMGMGGSIPIVAPLVKATGAPCVLMGFGLPGDNLHAPNEHFALSCFFGGAKSAAAYLYEVAARAGISSSR from the coding sequence ATGAAACTCGACTCGGTCTTCCGCTACCTCGACGACAACAAGGACCGCCTCACGAACGAGCTGGTCCAATTCCTCCGCATTCCGAGCATCAGCGCACACCCCGACCGCGACGCCGACGTCGCCGCCGCCCTGGACTACGACAAGCGGAAGCTCGAATCGCTGGGCTTCAAGACCGAGGTGTGGCCGACGCGCGCGCACGCGGGACTCTTCGCCGAGCGGATCGAAAACCCCGATCTCCCGACGGTGCTGATCTACGGGCACGTGGACGTTCAGCCGGTCGATCCGGTGGAGCTCTGGAAATCGCCGCCGTTCGAGCCGCGGATCGCGGACGGGAAGATCTGGGCCCGCGGCGCCGACGACAACAAAGGGCAGCACTACGCCCAGATCGCGGGCGTCGAGGCGGCGCTCCAGGCCGGCGGCGGTCTCCCGGTGAACGTGAAGTTCATCCTCGAGAGCGATGAGGAGCACGACGGCGAGGCGATGGCCGCCGAGTTCCCCAAGCACGGGAAGAAGCTCGCGTGCGACGTGATCGTGGTCTCCGACTCCCAGATGCCCGATCTGGACCACCCGGCGCTCACCACCTACCTGCGCGGGATCCAGGCGTTCGAGATCACGATCACGGGGCCCAACGGCGACAAGCACTCCGGCGAATGGGGCGGGATGCTCTACGAGCCGGTGGACGTGCTCCGCTACGTGCTGCAGGAGCTGAAGGACTTCAAGACGGGGCGGGTGCTGATTCCGGGCTTCTACGACGACGTGGTCGTGCCGGGCGCCGAGGAGCGGAGCGCGATGAGCAACGGTCCCTGGGACGACGCGGAGAAAGCGCGCGAGATCGGCGTCACGCGTCTCTTCCACGAGGAGGGATTCACCGCGCGCGAGTCGGGCGTGATCCGCCCCACCCTGCAGGCCAACGGGATCTGGGGGGGCTACACGGGGCCGGGGTTCAAGACGGTGATCGGCAACACGGCCAAGGCCAAGATCAGCATGCGCCTCGTGCACAACCAGAATCCCGAGAAGATCGCGAACCTGTTCGAGAAGCGGGTGCGCGAGTTGGTCGGCGACATGGGCACGGTCACGTTCCAGCGCTTCGGCGCGGGACTGCCCTTCCAGGCCGATCTGGGGAACCCGTTCGTGAAGGCCGGGCTGAAGGCGCTCGAATCGGGGTTCGGAAAACCCGCGGTCGTGATGGGCATGGGCGGGTCGATCCCGATCGTGGCGCCCCTGGTCAAGGCCACGGGGGCCCCTTGCGTGCTGATGGGCTTCGGGTTGCCCGGAGACAACCTTCACGCCCCCAACGAGCACTTCGCCCTGTCCTGCTTCTTCGGCGGGGCCAAGTCGGCGGCGGCCTACCTCTACGAGGTCGCCGCCCGGGCGGGAATATCGTCAAGCCGTTAG
- a CDS encoding DUF2779 domain-containing protein, translated as MSQALLREGALSTRASIKPLSKSRVHAGLQCAKRLYLECYAHDQKDPLDAARQGLIEVGRQVGVAARAVFPGGVLIGHDAYHHDDAARATSEAMADPGVPAVFEAAFTFDQIRVRVDVIARADERSWEVVEVKSSKQVKDEYVTDVAIQLHVVEGSGVPVRGISVLHVNGDYVWPGGPYDPALLFTRRELTEDARRRLPDLLRRVESMRQVLWALEPPDIAIGKHCERPHRCPFHGACHQNGAEHPIHTLPRMDQRLRRRLAGLGIADIREIPDDFDGLSTLQRRVRDCLIDGAPFQDPRLREELSKAAYPIHFLDFESCSAPLPVIPGTRPFEPTPFQWSDHVLHENGAVEHREYLHDARTDPRRSLAMALLEALDGAGSIVVYSGFEARTMRELAETLPDLAAPLLDHVEHRMVDLHRLLHLHYYHPDLRGSFSIKDVLPAVVDGLGYGDLVIKDGSQASLAFSDMTDPGQPAEARELLRERLLAYCGRDTEATMRLFLALKEGA; from the coding sequence ATGAGCCAGGCCCTGCTTCGGGAAGGTGCATTGTCCACCCGCGCCTCGATCAAGCCGCTCTCCAAGTCCCGCGTCCATGCGGGCCTCCAGTGCGCCAAGCGCCTCTATCTCGAATGCTACGCCCATGATCAGAAGGACCCGCTCGACGCCGCCCGCCAGGGGCTGATCGAGGTCGGGCGGCAGGTGGGCGTGGCGGCGCGCGCCGTGTTCCCGGGCGGGGTCCTCATCGGCCACGACGCCTACCACCACGACGACGCCGCCCGGGCCACGAGCGAGGCGATGGCGGATCCCGGCGTGCCGGCCGTGTTCGAGGCGGCCTTCACGTTCGACCAGATCCGGGTCCGCGTGGACGTGATCGCCAGGGCGGACGAGCGGAGCTGGGAGGTGGTGGAGGTCAAGTCGAGCAAGCAGGTGAAGGACGAGTACGTGACCGACGTGGCGATCCAGCTCCACGTGGTCGAGGGCTCGGGCGTTCCGGTACGCGGCATTTCCGTGCTCCACGTGAACGGGGACTACGTGTGGCCGGGGGGGCCCTACGATCCCGCGCTCCTCTTCACGAGGCGCGAGCTGACCGAGGACGCCCGCCGCCGGCTTCCCGATCTGCTGCGACGGGTGGAGTCGATGCGCCAGGTTCTCTGGGCGCTCGAGCCCCCGGACATCGCGATCGGAAAGCACTGCGAGCGGCCCCACCGCTGCCCCTTCCACGGGGCCTGCCACCAGAACGGCGCCGAGCACCCGATCCACACCCTGCCGCGCATGGACCAGCGGCTGCGGCGCCGGCTGGCCGGGCTCGGCATCGCCGACATTCGCGAGATCCCGGACGATTTCGACGGGCTGAGCACGCTGCAGCGCCGCGTGCGCGATTGCCTGATCGACGGCGCGCCGTTCCAGGACCCGAGACTCCGGGAGGAGCTCTCGAAGGCCGCCTATCCGATTCACTTCCTCGACTTCGAATCGTGCAGCGCGCCGCTTCCGGTGATTCCCGGAACGCGCCCCTTCGAGCCGACGCCGTTCCAGTGGAGCGATCACGTGCTCCACGAGAACGGCGCCGTGGAGCATCGCGAGTATCTGCACGACGCGCGCACCGATCCGCGCCGGTCCCTCGCCATGGCCCTCCTCGAGGCGCTCGACGGCGCGGGCTCCATCGTGGTCTATTCCGGATTCGAGGCGCGGACGATGCGGGAGCTGGCCGAGACGCTGCCCGATCTCGCGGCCCCGCTCCTGGATCACGTCGAGCATCGGATGGTGGACCTGCACCGGCTCCTCCACCTCCACTACTACCATCCCGACCTGCGCGGCTCGTTCTCGATCAAGGACGTCCTTCCGGCCGTCGTGGACGGGCTGGGGTACGGCGACCTGGTGATCAAGGACGGGAGCCAGGCGTCGCTGGCGTTCTCGGACATGACCGATCCCGGCCAGCCGGCGGAAGCGCGCGAGCTCTTGCGCGAGCGCCTGCTCGCCTACTGCGGCCGCGACACGGAGGCGACGATGCGGCTGTTCCTGGCTCTGAAGGAGGGTGCGTGA
- the pdxH gene encoding pyridoxamine 5'-phosphate oxidase — MSDPTDPIALFQDWFESAHHVGLPEPSAAALATVDADGQPSVRMVLLRGHDERGFVFFTNLNSRKGRELLQPGRTPLASLCFYWPPLARQVRVEGRAERVDDAEADAYWATRPRGHQVAAYASPQSEPLPGGRRELEARFAEWDRKLPPKNVARPDYWSGFRVIPATVEFWEGRENRLHRRVLYTRTDAGWTETTLAP, encoded by the coding sequence GTGAGCGATCCCACCGATCCCATCGCGCTGTTCCAGGACTGGTTCGAATCGGCCCACCACGTGGGACTGCCGGAGCCGTCCGCCGCGGCGCTCGCGACCGTGGACGCCGACGGGCAGCCCTCCGTCCGCATGGTGCTCCTCCGTGGCCACGACGAGCGAGGATTCGTCTTCTTCACCAATCTGAACTCGCGGAAGGGACGCGAGCTGCTCCAGCCCGGCCGCACGCCGCTCGCGTCGCTCTGCTTCTACTGGCCGCCGCTCGCGCGGCAGGTCCGCGTCGAGGGACGCGCCGAGCGCGTGGACGACGCCGAGGCCGACGCCTACTGGGCGACGCGCCCGCGCGGGCACCAGGTCGCCGCGTACGCCTCGCCGCAGAGCGAGCCTCTTCCCGGCGGGCGGCGCGAGCTGGAGGCCCGGTTCGCCGAGTGGGATCGGAAGCTTCCGCCAAAGAACGTGGCGCGCCCCGACTACTGGTCGGGATTCCGCGTGATCCCCGCCACGGTCGAGTTCTGGGAGGGACGCGAGAACCGGCTGCATCGCCGCGTCCTCTACACGCGAACGGACGCCGGATGGACCGAGACGACGCTCGCTCCCTAG
- a CDS encoding alpha/beta fold hydrolase has translation MNARFLAAIALCGSLAPAAAARGAPPAKGAHPRATASAPADTSRLSFEPYAVKGLDGVERPAELGRLVVPEQHAHPAGKQIAIVFLRFRSPSTSPGPPIVFLPGGPGYPGTLLARTPPYLELFEKLRSGSDVIVLDQRGSGLSNPTLQCAVRGSLPPDAFETEAKTASALGSMLRPCVRLMRNDGIAIEAYNTGESAEDLEDLRRALGAERLRLIGVSYGTELALEMIRRHGDRVDAAVLAGTRGPDMTWRLPSVNDIQLKRVSSLVAKDPGWGHDLPDLEGSVRRLIERLSWRPATLPITDRKTGKVVPMRIGPAGIQAILGSDLNDWTRAPFLPALFGSLANGDSTLLVRRVEDLVNTTASGISVMQVTTDCASGASPERRGIVARESRSALLGNVKNMLVNPAFCDLVGGADLGPAFRERIYSPVRTLFLTGAMDGVTPPFQAEEVRWGFPNGIHLVVENGWHEVLPFNEVQQAVEDFFAGQDLRGRRIELPKTRFLSLAEAKTLTAPGPPRR, from the coding sequence ATGAACGCGCGCTTCCTCGCGGCGATCGCCCTCTGCGGCTCCCTGGCCCCGGCCGCCGCGGCCCGGGGCGCTCCTCCTGCGAAAGGCGCGCACCCGCGGGCGACGGCATCGGCGCCCGCCGACACCTCGCGGCTCTCCTTCGAACCCTATGCCGTGAAGGGCCTGGACGGCGTGGAGCGCCCCGCCGAGCTGGGCCGGCTGGTCGTTCCGGAGCAGCACGCGCATCCGGCGGGCAAGCAGATCGCGATCGTCTTCCTCCGCTTTCGATCCCCGAGCACCTCGCCCGGGCCTCCGATCGTCTTCCTGCCGGGAGGCCCCGGGTACCCGGGGACGCTGCTCGCGCGGACCCCGCCCTATCTGGAGCTGTTCGAGAAGCTCCGCTCGGGCTCCGACGTGATCGTCCTCGATCAGCGAGGGTCGGGCCTCTCCAACCCCACGCTCCAGTGCGCGGTCCGCGGTTCGCTCCCTCCGGACGCCTTCGAGACCGAGGCCAAGACGGCGTCGGCGCTCGGGAGCATGCTCCGCCCCTGCGTCCGTCTCATGCGCAACGACGGCATCGCCATCGAGGCCTACAACACCGGCGAGAGCGCCGAGGACCTCGAAGACCTGCGCCGCGCCCTGGGCGCCGAGCGGCTCCGCCTGATCGGGGTCTCCTATGGAACCGAGCTCGCCCTCGAGATGATCCGCCGCCACGGCGACCGCGTGGACGCGGCCGTGCTGGCGGGGACGCGCGGCCCCGACATGACCTGGCGCCTCCCCTCCGTGAACGATATCCAGCTGAAGCGCGTCTCGAGCCTGGTGGCGAAGGATCCGGGCTGGGGGCACGATCTCCCGGATCTCGAGGGCTCGGTGCGCCGGCTGATTGAGCGGCTGTCGTGGCGGCCGGCCACGCTCCCGATCACCGACCGGAAGACGGGGAAGGTCGTGCCGATGCGGATCGGGCCCGCCGGCATCCAGGCGATCCTCGGCTCGGATCTGAACGATTGGACGCGCGCCCCGTTCCTCCCCGCCCTGTTCGGCTCGCTCGCCAACGGCGACTCGACGCTGCTCGTCCGCCGGGTCGAAGACCTGGTGAACACGACCGCCTCGGGCATCTCGGTGATGCAGGTGACGACCGACTGCGCGTCGGGCGCCTCGCCGGAGCGGCGCGGCATCGTCGCCCGGGAGTCGCGTTCGGCGCTCCTCGGCAACGTGAAGAACATGCTCGTGAATCCCGCGTTCTGCGATCTGGTGGGAGGCGCCGACCTGGGGCCGGCGTTTCGCGAGCGGATTTACAGCCCGGTGCGGACGCTGTTCCTGACCGGGGCGATGGACGGGGTCACGCCGCCCTTCCAGGCCGAGGAGGTGCGCTGGGGATTTCCCAACGGGATTCACCTCGTGGTCGAGAACGGATGGCACGAGGTGCTTCCCTTCAACGAGGTGCAGCAGGCGGTGGAGGATTTCTTCGCGGGTCAGGATCTCCGCGGCCGCCGGATCGAGCTCCCCAAAACCCGCTTCCTTTCGCTGGCCGAAGCCAAGACCCTCACCGCTCCGGGCCCCCCGCGGCGATGA
- a CDS encoding PQQ-dependent sugar dehydrogenase, with the protein MRFRPAALILLLLAAGSCGRSSREVQPPPPASSTDYRAVLVASGLSQPVGVVAAPGDTTRLFLVEKTGAIRILQGGSLRPRPFLDLSARVSGGSEQGLLGLAFHPGYAANGRFFVDYTDLSGDTRVVEFQVSANPDSAGATEKEILFVDQPFANHNGGQLAFGPDGKLYVGLGDGGSGGDPQGNGQNLGTLLGKILRLDVDAASPYAVPADNPFVGRAGARGEIWSYGLRNPWRFSFDAETGAMWIGDVGQDSWEEIDVEPAAQGGRNYGWNRMEGTHCYPPGTTCNPLGITLPIAEYDHGAGCSVTGGFVYRGMELPELRGTYFYGDYCTGIVRSLRLVNGEAAVPRDWTPVLRTAAGGPMQGLSSFGVDSNGELYWTLLSGEVYRLARRP; encoded by the coding sequence ATGCGATTCCGGCCCGCCGCGCTCATCCTGCTGCTCCTCGCGGCCGGCTCCTGCGGCCGCTCATCGCGCGAGGTCCAACCGCCGCCGCCCGCCTCTTCCACCGACTACCGCGCCGTGCTCGTCGCGAGCGGCCTGTCGCAGCCGGTCGGGGTGGTCGCCGCTCCCGGCGACACGACGCGCCTGTTCCTCGTCGAGAAGACCGGCGCGATCCGAATCCTTCAGGGAGGATCGCTCCGTCCCCGCCCCTTCCTCGATCTGAGCGCCCGCGTGAGCGGCGGGAGCGAGCAGGGACTCCTGGGGCTCGCCTTCCACCCGGGGTACGCCGCGAACGGTCGGTTCTTCGTGGATTACACCGACCTGAGCGGAGACACGCGCGTCGTCGAGTTCCAGGTCTCGGCCAATCCCGACAGTGCCGGCGCGACGGAGAAGGAGATCCTCTTCGTGGACCAGCCGTTCGCGAACCACAACGGCGGCCAGCTCGCCTTCGGTCCCGACGGCAAGCTCTACGTCGGTCTGGGCGACGGCGGGAGCGGCGGCGACCCGCAGGGGAACGGGCAGAACCTGGGCACCCTCCTCGGGAAGATCCTGCGTCTCGACGTGGACGCGGCCTCGCCCTACGCGGTGCCCGCCGACAACCCCTTCGTGGGCCGGGCGGGCGCGCGAGGCGAGATCTGGTCGTACGGACTCCGGAACCCGTGGCGCTTCTCCTTCGATGCGGAGACCGGAGCGATGTGGATCGGGGACGTGGGACAGGACTCGTGGGAGGAGATCGACGTGGAGCCCGCGGCTCAGGGAGGGCGGAACTACGGCTGGAACCGGATGGAAGGGACGCACTGCTACCCGCCCGGAACCACCTGCAACCCGCTGGGGATCACGCTGCCCATCGCCGAATACGATCATGGCGCGGGGTGTTCCGTGACCGGAGGCTTCGTCTACCGCGGCATGGAGCTGCCCGAGCTGCGCGGGACCTACTTCTATGGAGACTACTGCACGGGGATCGTGCGCAGCCTGCGCCTGGTGAACGGAGAGGCCGCCGTGCCGCGCGACTGGACGCCCGTGCTTCGCACGGCGGCCGGCGGTCCCATGCAGGGGCTCTCTTCCTTCGGGGTGGACTCGAACGGAGAGCTCTATTGGACGCTGCTCTCGGGAGAGGTCTACCGGCTGGCGCGCCGGCCCTAG
- a CDS encoding GNAT family N-acetyltransferase translates to MRDDDWAEVRRVYAEGIATRQATFETEPPAWEAWDRGHRKDCRFVARESGRLLGWAALSPVSGRCVYAGVAEVSVYVSADARGRGVGRTLLAALIQASEQQGIWTLQAGIFPENEASLRLHRALGFREVGRRERIGRLDGAWRDVLFLERRSAIAGA, encoded by the coding sequence ATGCGGGACGACGACTGGGCCGAGGTGCGCCGCGTCTACGCCGAGGGGATCGCGACGAGGCAGGCGACCTTCGAGACCGAGCCTCCCGCGTGGGAGGCCTGGGACCGGGGGCACCGGAAGGACTGCCGCTTCGTCGCGCGCGAGTCCGGCCGTCTCCTCGGCTGGGCGGCGCTCTCCCCGGTTTCCGGCCGCTGCGTCTATGCGGGCGTCGCCGAGGTGAGCGTCTACGTGTCGGCGGATGCGCGCGGGCGCGGCGTGGGACGGACCCTTCTGGCCGCGCTCATCCAGGCCTCGGAGCAGCAGGGGATCTGGACGCTCCAGGCCGGCATTTTCCCCGAGAACGAGGCGAGCCTGCGGCTCCATCGTGCGCTGGGATTTCGCGAGGTCGGAAGGCGGGAGCGGATCGGACGCCTGGACGGAGCCTGGCGCGACGTCCTGTTCCTGGAGCGGCGGAGCGCGATCGCCGGCGCCTGA
- a CDS encoding PAS domain S-box protein has product MTERKRTDTETEQKGGAETGELEKTIRELRDSEERYRRLVELSPDGVFVQSEGAIVFANLAGAKLIGADRPQRLFGTPMLELFHPDHRGDASARLAEAGTKGPAAPFEEKMVRLDGAVIDVEVAAALFTYQGKPSTQIMIRDITSRKESEETLRRQAEFIRAVAESTGEGLYAIDRAGRVTFMNPAAGELMGWTRDELFLRDLHQMTHYRRPDGTSLPRHECPILTAMENRTTIERDDVFIKKDGSMLAVSLSSSPLRSATGETVGAVILFRDATERRRLEEQLLHAQKLEAVGRLAGGIAHDFNNLLSVIAGYGELVLADLKEPGAARSRVLEILRATERATGLTRQLLAFGRKQVIEPRVLDLNATAQDAERMLRRLIGEDIDIAMKLAPDLGRIQADPGQVEQVIINLAVNARDAMPRGGKLTIETTNVALDEDAVRGYVDVKPGHYVRLCVSDTGVGMDRETREHLFEPFFTTKEAGRGTGLGLATVYGIVKQSGGHVWVYSEPGWGTTFKVYFPRFGDVAEPGRPAIEAGPAPGGTETILVVEDDEMIRSLIRDILESTGYRVLVADDPESGMKLIGEEQEIHLLLTDLILPGMSGRELVDKVAELKPDIRVLFMSGYSDEAVARHGILEPGLAFLQKPFSRDALVRKVREVLDSAGSRIA; this is encoded by the coding sequence ATGACCGAACGCAAGCGGACGGACACGGAGACGGAGCAGAAGGGCGGCGCGGAGACGGGCGAGCTCGAGAAGACGATTCGCGAGCTTCGCGATAGCGAGGAGCGGTACCGGAGGCTGGTCGAGCTCTCTCCCGACGGCGTGTTCGTGCAGAGCGAGGGGGCGATCGTGTTCGCCAATCTGGCCGGCGCCAAGCTGATCGGCGCCGACCGGCCCCAGCGGCTCTTCGGCACGCCGATGCTGGAGCTGTTCCACCCCGATCATCGCGGCGATGCCAGCGCGCGCCTCGCGGAGGCGGGGACCAAGGGGCCCGCGGCGCCGTTCGAGGAGAAGATGGTGCGCCTCGACGGCGCGGTGATCGACGTGGAGGTGGCGGCGGCCCTGTTCACCTACCAGGGGAAGCCCTCGACCCAGATCATGATCCGCGACATCACGTCGCGGAAGGAATCGGAGGAGACGCTCCGGCGCCAGGCCGAGTTCATCCGCGCCGTCGCCGAGTCCACGGGCGAAGGACTCTACGCCATCGACCGCGCAGGCCGCGTCACGTTCATGAATCCCGCGGCCGGGGAGCTGATGGGCTGGACGCGCGATGAGCTCTTCCTGCGCGATCTCCACCAGATGACCCACTACCGGCGTCCCGACGGGACCTCCCTTCCTCGCCACGAATGCCCGATCCTGACCGCGATGGAGAACCGCACCACGATCGAGCGCGACGACGTCTTCATCAAGAAGGACGGATCGATGCTCGCGGTGAGCCTCTCCTCGTCGCCGCTCCGCTCCGCCACCGGCGAGACGGTTGGCGCCGTGATCCTGTTCCGCGACGCGACCGAGCGGCGGCGGCTGGAGGAGCAGCTCCTCCACGCCCAGAAGCTGGAGGCGGTCGGGCGGCTGGCCGGCGGGATCGCCCACGACTTCAACAACCTGCTCAGCGTCATCGCGGGCTACGGCGAGCTGGTGCTGGCCGATCTCAAGGAGCCCGGGGCGGCGCGGAGCCGCGTCCTCGAGATCCTGCGCGCCACCGAGCGTGCGACCGGCCTCACGCGGCAGCTCCTGGCGTTCGGGCGGAAGCAGGTGATCGAGCCGCGCGTGCTCGACCTGAACGCGACCGCGCAGGACGCCGAGCGGATGCTCCGGCGCCTGATCGGCGAGGACATCGACATCGCGATGAAGCTCGCTCCCGACCTCGGCCGCATCCAGGCCGATCCGGGCCAGGTGGAGCAGGTGATCATCAATCTCGCGGTGAACGCCCGCGACGCCATGCCGCGCGGCGGCAAGCTGACCATCGAGACGACGAACGTCGCGCTGGACGAGGATGCCGTGCGCGGCTACGTGGACGTGAAGCCGGGGCACTACGTGCGGCTCTGCGTCTCGGACACGGGCGTGGGCATGGATCGCGAGACGCGCGAGCACCTCTTCGAGCCCTTCTTCACGACGAAGGAAGCGGGGCGCGGCACGGGGCTGGGCCTCGCGACGGTCTACGGCATCGTGAAGCAGAGCGGGGGCCACGTCTGGGTCTACAGCGAGCCCGGGTGGGGGACCACCTTCAAGGTCTACTTTCCGCGTTTCGGCGACGTGGCCGAGCCGGGGCGTCCGGCGATCGAAGCCGGTCCCGCGCCCGGCGGCACGGAGACGATCCTGGTCGTCGAGGACGACGAGATGATCCGCTCGCTCATTCGCGACATCCTGGAATCGACGGGCTATCGCGTGCTGGTGGCGGACGATCCGGAGTCGGGCATGAAGCTGATCGGCGAGGAGCAGGAGATCCACCTGCTGCTCACCGACCTCATCCTTCCCGGCATGAGCGGCCGCGAGCTGGTGGACAAGGTGGCCGAGCTGAAGCCCGACATCCGCGTCCTCTTCATGTCGGGATACAGCGACGAAGCGGTGGCGCGCCACGGCATCCTGGAGCCGGGGCTGGCTTTCTTGCAGAAGCCCTTCTCGCGGGACGCCTTGGTGCGCAAGGTGCGCGAGGTGCTGGACTCGGCGGGATCGCGCATCGCGTGA
- a CDS encoding response regulator transcription factor has protein sequence MTQPITIILADDHRVVREALRSLLQSEPDFQVVAEASDGLAAAELTEKQKPDVLILDLQMPGLNGLDVLRRVVRRSPRTRVVVLSMHATEGYVVAALKHGASGYVTKDASASELAAAVRKAIAGQRYVSSPFSSAAVEEYAARSQGAAPDPYETLTGREREVFHLAAEGRSSAQIAERLQISPRTAETHRANALKKLKLHGQTNLVLYAVEKGLIPSSAPEELRAPRP, from the coding sequence ATGACTCAGCCGATCACGATCATTCTGGCGGACGACCATCGCGTCGTCCGTGAAGCCCTTCGTTCCCTGCTCCAGTCGGAGCCCGACTTCCAGGTGGTCGCCGAAGCCTCCGACGGTCTCGCGGCGGCCGAGCTGACCGAGAAGCAGAAGCCCGACGTCCTGATCCTCGACCTCCAGATGCCGGGTTTGAACGGCCTGGACGTCCTTCGCCGCGTGGTCCGCCGGTCCCCGCGCACGCGCGTGGTGGTCCTCTCCATGCATGCGACCGAGGGCTATGTCGTCGCCGCCCTGAAGCACGGCGCGTCCGGCTACGTGACCAAGGATGCGAGCGCCTCCGAGCTGGCTGCCGCCGTCCGTAAGGCCATCGCGGGCCAGCGCTACGTGAGCTCGCCCTTCTCGAGCGCGGCCGTCGAGGAGTACGCGGCGCGGTCCCAGGGCGCGGCTCCGGATCCCTACGAGACCCTGACGGGGCGGGAGCGCGAGGTGTTCCACCTGGCGGCCGAGGGCCGGTCCAGCGCCCAGATCGCCGAACGCCTCCAGATCAGCCCCCGGACGGCGGAGACGCACCGGGCGAACGCCCTGAAGAAGCTCAAGCTGCACGGACAGACCAACCTGGTCCTCTACGCGGTGGAGAAGGGATTGATCCCGTCCAGCGCGCCCGAGGAATTGCGCGCGCCGCGGCCCTAG